A region of Hydrogenimonas cancrithermarum DNA encodes the following proteins:
- a CDS encoding amidohydrolase — protein sequence MQKGKVSDERRKIIKTGAKTFMVAAAMTQFGGLMGTLDAAIPSSEEKADLIYINGKVYTVDDKKAWAEAFAVKNRRFIAVGTNKEMEKLRGKKTKMIDLKDHFVMPGLIDDHIHPDMGADNYLNVFIKTTDNWETIIQKIKDYRKNNPNKKWIFGSSIDWLLDDNGIIKNYNLPSNKSILDKIVDDRPVALWDQGAHAMLLNTKALEALNITEKTPNPAGGMLIKDKSGKLTGVIRETATTLVINALDNFSLADWTKKGMQPFLNELNSYGITALSDAYVVERNAQSFASLEKTGTLNLWINLYMATPLEFNREDKKKAQYDFIVNSAKYKTEQISPAGVKYLLDGAAAGKTAAMLKPFEGTDILAPLRYPKEKIETEMKKFAKMGYAMKSHAIGDRAIRILLDIYQELPKREKELAMNSIAHSVFPDPSDIARYEATNTVYEASPAIWFPTNAIPIIEADIGKERLSHAWPIKKMIENNTIVSYGSDWVVSQTPNPWPGIEGMITRQVPGGSKDAFVPDAAVDLPTALKIVTLNGAISMGISDKTGSIEKNKSADFIVLDKNPFDIDTYQIHNIKVLSTVFRGSEIYTLKR from the coding sequence ATGCAAAAAGGTAAGGTGTCGGACGAGAGACGAAAAATCATAAAAACAGGCGCAAAAACATTTATGGTTGCTGCCGCTATGACACAATTTGGCGGACTTATGGGAACATTAGATGCTGCAATCCCTTCTTCAGAAGAGAAAGCCGATCTTATCTATATTAATGGAAAAGTCTATACTGTTGATGATAAAAAGGCATGGGCAGAAGCTTTTGCTGTCAAGAATAGAAGGTTTATTGCTGTCGGAACCAACAAAGAGATGGAAAAACTCAGAGGCAAAAAGACAAAGATGATCGATCTCAAAGATCATTTTGTGATGCCGGGGCTGATCGATGATCATATTCACCCGGATATGGGTGCCGATAACTACCTGAATGTATTTATCAAGACAACCGATAATTGGGAAACCATCATCCAAAAAATCAAAGATTACAGGAAAAACAATCCCAATAAGAAATGGATATTTGGCAGCAGTATCGATTGGCTTTTGGATGATAATGGCATCATAAAAAACTATAATCTGCCATCCAACAAAAGTATTTTGGACAAAATTGTAGATGACCGTCCTGTCGCATTGTGGGATCAAGGTGCGCATGCTATGCTCTTGAATACCAAGGCACTCGAAGCGTTGAACATTACAGAAAAAACTCCAAACCCGGCAGGAGGTATGCTGATAAAAGATAAAAGCGGCAAACTTACAGGGGTCATTCGCGAAACGGCTACAACACTGGTCATCAATGCCCTTGATAACTTCTCATTGGCAGATTGGACCAAAAAAGGGATGCAGCCATTTTTGAATGAACTCAACTCTTATGGAATCACTGCGCTCAGTGATGCCTATGTTGTTGAGAGAAATGCCCAGTCTTTTGCGAGTCTTGAAAAAACAGGTACATTAAACTTGTGGATCAATCTCTATATGGCAACACCATTAGAATTCAACAGAGAAGATAAAAAGAAGGCACAATATGACTTCATTGTCAACAGTGCAAAATATAAAACAGAGCAAATCTCTCCAGCCGGTGTAAAATACCTTTTGGATGGTGCAGCAGCCGGAAAGACAGCGGCGATGCTCAAGCCGTTTGAGGGGACTGATATTCTTGCTCCGCTTCGTTATCCCAAAGAGAAGATAGAAACAGAGATGAAAAAATTTGCAAAGATGGGGTATGCTATGAAATCCCATGCCATAGGCGACAGAGCCATCAGAATACTTCTGGATATCTATCAAGAGTTACCCAAAAGAGAGAAAGAGCTTGCGATGAACAGCATTGCCCATTCTGTTTTCCCGGACCCTTCGGATATAGCAAGATACGAGGCTACCAATACAGTCTACGAAGCATCCCCTGCCATATGGTTTCCTACCAATGCCATCCCCATCATTGAAGCAGATATTGGAAAGGAACGTCTAAGCCATGCCTGGCCAATAAAGAAAATGATAGAAAACAACACTATAGTCTCCTACGGATCAGACTGGGTCGTTTCCCAAACACCAAATCCATGGCCAGGGATCGAAGGAATGATCACACGTCAAGTGCCCGGTGGGAGCAAAGATGCTTTTGTGCCTGATGCCGCTGTCGATCTGCCAACTGCATTGAAAATAGTTACTCTCAATGGGGCGATATCTATGGGGATTTCCGACAAGACAGGCTCAATAGAAAAAAATAAATCAGCTGATTTTATCGTACTCGATAAAAATCCATTTGATATAGATACCTATCAAATTCATAATATCAAAGTGCTCTCTACTGTTTTCCGTGGTAGTGAAATTTACACTCTAAAGAGATAA
- a CDS encoding porin: protein MMAFKSCKIDAITARRSHRIIVCLLILHLQAGAACTKGDANVDECKKQNLISGEDPLVKQQDNVSDNASFDMELYGSIRIRYRHVVHDTSEFEDSGSRIGLNSWYEFAPSSRVFARYELGFNLLQELGFDDVPYHHDQEFNSTLFTRLGYVGVQFDKDIVTFGKNWSTYYQVAGFTDHFDSFGGEASGAYNVMTDGGSSGTGRADSVLQVRLNYDLKNFLDRFEKLEINMQLQPPRPIPGMQDFDYNYGFGISTILTTSNYFSLGVAFNFSSVDTEEIPAQKRIGLNGNMSALLLGMRWYNDVWYLALTLSKSSNLQASDNLEYFDGKGMELYARYRFYPKFYWVGGINYLRPDSGQKQAGGYLLNYYIVGVRYSIKNLSRILYIESRIDNGRTYNNDYRRGHQITAGVRWDFDF from the coding sequence ATGATGGCATTCAAGAGCTGCAAAATTGATGCCATAACAGCCAGGAGGAGCCATCGAATAATTGTCTGCCTCCTTATACTGCATCTTCAGGCAGGAGCTGCCTGTACAAAAGGGGACGCAAACGTAGATGAATGCAAAAAACAGAACTTGATATCCGGTGAAGATCCGCTGGTCAAACAACAAGATAACGTCTCTGATAATGCATCGTTCGATATGGAGTTGTACGGCAGTATCCGGATCCGTTATCGTCATGTAGTCCATGATACATCGGAATTTGAAGATAGCGGATCCCGTATCGGTTTGAACAGCTGGTATGAATTCGCCCCTTCTTCCAGGGTGTTCGCTCGCTATGAACTGGGCTTCAATTTATTGCAAGAGCTCGGATTCGATGATGTTCCCTATCATCACGATCAGGAATTCAACAGTACGCTTTTTACCCGCTTGGGCTACGTGGGTGTTCAGTTTGATAAGGATATTGTCACCTTCGGAAAAAATTGGTCTACCTACTATCAGGTAGCAGGATTTACCGACCATTTTGACTCGTTTGGAGGAGAGGCCAGCGGTGCATACAATGTTATGACAGATGGCGGCTCTTCCGGTACCGGAAGAGCCGACTCGGTACTTCAGGTACGTTTGAATTATGACCTGAAAAATTTTCTTGACCGTTTCGAAAAGCTGGAGATCAATATGCAGCTTCAACCGCCTCGACCCATTCCGGGCATGCAAGATTTCGATTACAACTATGGATTTGGAATCAGCACCATTCTCACGACATCGAATTATTTCAGCCTTGGTGTTGCCTTCAACTTTTCATCTGTCGATACAGAAGAGATACCAGCGCAAAAGCGTATCGGACTCAATGGAAATATGTCGGCTCTGCTCCTGGGAATGCGATGGTATAACGATGTCTGGTATCTCGCACTTACTCTTTCCAAAAGCAGCAATCTCCAAGCCTCGGACAATCTTGAATATTTCGATGGAAAGGGCATGGAACTGTATGCCCGGTATCGATTCTATCCCAAATTCTATTGGGTTGGCGGGATAAACTATTTGCGGCCGGACTCAGGCCAGAAACAGGCTGGAGGGTATCTGTTGAACTACTACATTGTTGGAGTGAGATACTCGATCAAAAACTTGTCAAGAATATTGTATATAGAGAGCCGTATCGATAATGGCAGGACATATAACAATGATTACAGAAGAGGCCACCAGATCACTGCCGGTGTACGATGGGATTTTGATTTTTAG
- a CDS encoding type II toxin-antitoxin system RelE/ParE family toxin, protein MIKSFADRETKKFFQTGKSRKVPDTIHKAALRKLDYLNAAASLDDLRVPPGNMLEALTGDLKGKYSIRINQQYRIVFAFEKGDAYDVSIMDYH, encoded by the coding sequence ATGATAAAAAGTTTTGCGGATAGAGAAACGAAAAAGTTCTTCCAGACCGGTAAAAGTCGAAAGGTCCCCGACACGATCCACAAAGCCGCATTGCGCAAACTGGATTATCTGAATGCCGCCGCTTCGCTGGATGATCTGCGCGTACCGCCGGGCAATATGCTCGAAGCACTCACCGGTGATCTGAAAGGCAAATACTCCATCCGCATCAACCAACAATATCGCATCGTCTTCGCTTTTGAAAAGGGCGATGCGTACGATGTGTCGATCATGGATTATCATTGA
- a CDS encoding HigA family addiction module antitoxin — MNELQREPTHPGEILLEEFLKPLGLTQSALAKDLHTSFRAVNELVNGKRGITTEMALKLARYFGTTPQLWLNLQNSYDLYRVGRKKADEIEAVKRCEVA, encoded by the coding sequence ATGAACGAGTTGCAAAGAGAACCTACCCATCCGGGTGAAATCCTTCTCGAAGAGTTTCTCAAACCCTTAGGTCTAACTCAAAGTGCATTGGCCAAAGACCTGCACACCTCCTTTCGCGCCGTCAACGAACTGGTCAACGGCAAACGGGGCATCACCACCGAAATGGCCCTGAAACTGGCCCGCTATTTCGGCACCACCCCGCAGCTTTGGCTAAACCTTCAAAACAGCTACGATCTTTACCGCGTCGGCAGGAAAAAGGCCGACGAGATCGAAGCGGTCAAACGATGTGAAGTGGCGTGA
- a CDS encoding Fic family protein, with translation MLYYIVKGHPFSDGNKRIGAYLFVYSFCTKTVCSTATVAKRVSTTTPWRH, from the coding sequence CTGCTCTACTACATCGTCAAAGGGCACCCCTTCAGCGACGGCAACAAACGCATTGGCGCCTACCTCTTTGTGTACTCTTTTTGCACAAAAACGGTGTGCTCTACCGCGACAGTGGCGAAGCGCGTATCAACGACAACGCCTTGGCGGCACTGA
- a CDS encoding M48 family metallopeptidase — protein MGSVIYGDHTIAYKIERKPTLKHTYIQVDGKGVLVKTHTATPEREIEAMVLKKSRWILKHLKAYRRDPEEKEIRTGSRLYYLGKSYYVRVVKEERREVEVRFIYSKFIVKTPFDAVPSTIENAIEAFYRTKAKEKIVPLVRKWQKKMGVVPAHVSFRKAQKRWGSCSNTDRLSFNYHVIKLPVNLIEYVVVHELAHIRYKNHSREFWSFVEKCMPDYRKRIERIKIFEKM, from the coding sequence ATGGGAAGCGTGATCTACGGCGATCATACCATCGCATACAAAATCGAGCGCAAACCGACACTGAAACACACCTATATCCAGGTCGACGGGAAAGGGGTACTGGTCAAGACCCATACCGCAACGCCGGAGAGGGAGATCGAAGCAATGGTGCTGAAAAAGTCCCGTTGGATTCTGAAACATCTGAAAGCGTATCGAAGGGATCCGGAAGAGAAGGAGATACGAACCGGTTCACGACTGTACTATCTCGGAAAGAGCTACTATGTCAGAGTCGTCAAAGAAGAGAGGCGGGAGGTGGAAGTCCGGTTTATCTACTCCAAATTCATCGTCAAAACCCCTTTCGATGCCGTCCCCTCGACAATCGAGAATGCGATCGAGGCGTTCTACAGAACCAAAGCCAAAGAAAAAATCGTGCCGCTCGTCAGGAAATGGCAGAAGAAAATGGGCGTGGTACCCGCCCATGTATCCTTCAGAAAAGCGCAAAAACGGTGGGGGTCCTGCTCCAACACCGACCGGTTGTCTTTCAATTATCATGTAATCAAACTACCCGTTAACCTGATAGAGTATGTCGTCGTCCACGAGCTTGCCCATATCCGCTATAAAAACCATTCCCGGGAATTCTGGAGTTTCGTAGAAAAATGTATGCCCGATTATCGGAAAAGAATCGAAAGAATCAAAATTTTTGAAAAGATGTGA